GGGGAAAATGGGGACCCCGGTATAGATGGTAGTCCGGCTATGTTgcgcaggatggtcttgaatccTGGActgaattctcccacctcaagaCTTTTCAACTCAGCTGCATCACAACTTAAACCTATAGTTAACTGTCACAGAAAATAAGTTTCCAGTGTTACGCCATCTTAAAATAATGTGGGTGGCTCTTAAAAGAGCCTTTGGGTTCTTTCGAAATAGGCCTCCTGGAAAGCTCTTTACTTCCTAGATGTGGACTTACTAATATTAGCTTTATGATGCTGAGTCAATTTTGGCTTCGTGGCCCTTGCCTTCACAGGGCTCTTCTGCTGTTGCTTACCCTTTGCTCCTTTAGCCTTTCTCCCGCTCCTAACCGGTTTTTTAGAAGCTGTCGCCCTCGGCTTCTTGGCTCTCTTATTGGTTTTAGCAGTCTTTGGTGACTTGGAGTCCCTGGATAAAACCAGCTTCCTGGTCTTGGCAGAAGCTGACTTGTTAGTCTTCCTCCTGGTAGATTTAGGAAGGACCTTCTTACTAAGCTTAAAGGAACCGGAGGCACCAGTACCCCTAGTTTGCACCAGGATTCCCTTGTTCACTAAGCTCTTGAGGGACAGTTTGATGCGGCCGTTATTCTTCTCCACGTCGTAGCCAGCAGCGGCCAGTGCCTTCTTGAGCGCAGCCAGAGACATACCTACTCGTTCCTGTGACACTGAAAGGGCCTCGGTGATCAACTTGGACACAGAGAGATAAGATGCTTTGCGACTTGCGCTTGTCAAGCCAGCCGGCTTCTTCCCTGTCTTCTTGGTTAGAGGTTTCTCCATGACGGCTGGAACAGCACCGGCAGAAGCTGCAGGAACGGTTTCAGACATAACAGCAGACAAACGCAAAACTTAATAACCAGCGAAAAGCGTAAAACGCTGCGGGGCCTCGGGGCCTTATATAGGGTAGGGCGCGCTGTGATTGGTGCATCACCTAGGCACCGCCCCCGCCCCGTGGAGGAGGagtatttgtgtttgttttaccCGGAAAAGTTGACTATAACAAACCCCCTCTGTAGAGAATCTCCCAGGGTCTAGGGCTGAATGACCTGGGGAGATTTATATTTCACATGACTTTTcgctttttaatgaaaaatgacCCTGGATGCCAAAACTATTCGAGAAAGCCCTCGATTTTC
This is a stretch of genomic DNA from Rhinopithecus roxellana isolate Shanxi Qingling chromosome 4, ASM756505v1, whole genome shotgun sequence. It encodes these proteins:
- the H1-6 gene encoding histone H1t encodes the protein MSETVPAASAGAVPAVMEKPLTKKTGKKPAGLTSASRKASYLSVSKLITEALSVSQERVGMSLAALKKALAAAGYDVEKNNGRIKLSLKSLVNKGILVQTRGTGASGSFKLSKKVLPKSTRRKTNKSASAKTRKLVLSRDSKSPKTAKTNKRAKKPRATASKKPVRSGRKAKGAKGKQQQKSPVKARATKPKLTQHHKANISKSTSRK